A genomic window from Streptomyces sp. NBC_01429 includes:
- a CDS encoding WbqC family protein produces the protein MPRLTTLAKLFASDHWIVLDDVQFARRDYQHRARIATLDGLGPNRWLTIPTHRPSGRATLIRDTLIADPAAARRRASSILRQQYGTSPHWPALDRALQPAWNAFDTGRGAPVAAASTRALLELLGWRGQIFTSSALPARTGRSERLADLADATGARAYLCGTGGMTYLDHAPFTELGVAVVPFLSPATGLWASGRQVSALRALAFRGPDAVGARFRALAFAHDALGCAA, from the coding sequence ATGCCCCGGCTGACCACGCTGGCCAAGCTGTTCGCGTCGGACCACTGGATCGTCCTGGACGACGTGCAGTTCGCCCGCCGCGACTACCAGCATCGCGCCCGCATCGCCACACTCGACGGCCTTGGCCCGAACCGGTGGCTGACCATCCCCACTCACCGCCCCTCCGGGCGCGCCACCCTTATCAGAGACACCCTGATCGCCGACCCTGCCGCGGCCCGACGCAGAGCCTCATCGATCCTGCGCCAGCAGTACGGGACCAGTCCTCACTGGCCCGCACTTGACCGTGCCCTTCAGCCGGCCTGGAATGCGTTCGACACAGGAAGGGGCGCGCCGGTCGCCGCGGCCTCGACTCGCGCCCTGCTCGAACTGCTCGGCTGGCGGGGGCAGATCTTCACCAGCAGCGCCCTGCCCGCACGCACGGGTCGGTCCGAGCGGTTGGCCGACCTGGCCGACGCCACCGGCGCACGCGCGTACCTGTGCGGCACCGGCGGCATGACCTACCTGGACCATGCCCCCTTCACCGAGCTGGGCGTAGCCGTCGTCCCGTTTCTCTCGCCGGCCACTGGTCTGTGGGCCTCGGGGCGACAGGTCAGTGCTCTGCGGGCGTTGGCCTTCCGCGGCCCCGACGCTGTGGGAGCTCGGTTTCGGGCTCTCGCGTTCGCCCACGATGCGCTGGGGTGCGCGGCCTGA
- a CDS encoding relaxase/mobilization nuclease domain-containing protein: MIAKITGGKDTANLIRYLYDTKKKGHTDPHLVASWDGFAPDPGRTNDVDATKRALVADLDLHVKQAERLGRAPEKHVWHCSIRATKADRHLSDDDWADIAHRIVAATGIAPDSDPDGCRWVAVRHAPDHIHIAATTVRADLRTARHWNDYLTADRELAAFEKEYGLFQVVRGDRTAAKRPTRAEQEKAKRAGQARTAREHLRTTVRTAVAAATSTEEFVHLLEHTDGILVNIKHFPSGDVRGYTVALDGDVNAQQELIWYSGSELSPDLSLPKIRKRLEATEPQHSPRRVNPWHQATAAAERIPHHLDGDDDAAAQAHLAAFGEALDALPMRAPQEIRPQLWQAAEAFERATRSRVQAEHQPARALRSAVRAMVREPAPKDGALLAMLLDAAILAVIAAARWHQLRRHDQQVAAAQQTLIHLQAAYEQTATAPLTVLAQHRPPQQTVERHILLIRQAMPVHAEQVVRDPAFDALTAALATAEKAGHDPKQLLQQATDERALNDARSPARVVTWRVERLSTRPVPSDRARVARMRSAARRQGTSVSPAAVAPASQPQPPQARRR; this comes from the coding sequence ATGATCGCGAAGATCACCGGAGGCAAGGACACCGCCAACCTGATCCGCTACCTCTACGACACGAAGAAGAAGGGCCACACCGACCCGCACCTGGTCGCCTCCTGGGACGGCTTCGCCCCCGACCCCGGCCGCACCAATGATGTCGATGCCACGAAGCGGGCTCTCGTCGCCGACCTCGACCTGCACGTCAAGCAGGCCGAGCGGCTCGGCCGCGCACCCGAGAAGCACGTGTGGCACTGCTCGATCCGTGCCACCAAGGCCGACCGCCACCTCAGCGACGACGACTGGGCTGACATCGCCCACCGCATCGTCGCCGCCACCGGCATCGCACCCGACAGCGATCCGGACGGCTGCCGCTGGGTCGCCGTCCGCCACGCCCCCGACCACATCCACATCGCCGCCACCACAGTCCGCGCCGACCTGCGCACCGCCCGGCACTGGAACGACTACCTCACCGCCGACCGCGAACTCGCAGCCTTCGAAAAGGAGTACGGCCTCTTCCAGGTCGTACGCGGGGATCGCACAGCCGCGAAACGGCCTACCCGTGCCGAGCAGGAGAAGGCCAAGCGCGCCGGCCAAGCCCGCACCGCCCGCGAACACCTGCGCACCACCGTGCGCACCGCCGTGGCCGCCGCCACCAGCACCGAGGAGTTCGTCCACCTGCTGGAGCACACCGACGGCATCCTCGTGAACATCAAGCACTTCCCGTCCGGTGATGTACGCGGCTACACCGTCGCCCTCGACGGCGACGTCAACGCCCAGCAGGAGCTGATCTGGTACTCCGGCTCCGAACTCTCCCCCGACCTGTCCCTCCCCAAGATCCGCAAGCGTCTAGAAGCCACCGAACCCCAGCACAGCCCCCGTCGGGTGAACCCGTGGCACCAGGCAACCGCCGCCGCGGAGCGCATCCCCCACCACCTCGACGGCGATGACGATGCAGCCGCTCAGGCCCACCTGGCCGCCTTCGGCGAAGCCCTCGACGCCCTGCCCATGCGCGCACCCCAGGAAATTCGTCCCCAGCTATGGCAGGCAGCCGAGGCGTTCGAGCGCGCCACCCGCTCCCGCGTCCAGGCCGAGCACCAGCCCGCCCGCGCCCTGCGTAGCGCCGTACGAGCCATGGTCCGCGAGCCCGCCCCCAAGGACGGCGCGCTGCTGGCGATGCTCCTCGACGCCGCAATCCTCGCCGTCATCGCCGCCGCCCGCTGGCACCAGCTCCGCCGCCACGACCAACAGGTGGCCGCAGCCCAACAGACCCTGATCCACCTGCAGGCCGCTTACGAGCAGACAGCCACCGCACCACTGACCGTCCTCGCCCAGCACCGGCCACCCCAGCAGACGGTGGAACGGCACATCCTCCTCATCCGACAGGCCATGCCTGTCCACGCCGAGCAGGTGGTCAGGGACCCGGCCTTCGACGCCCTCACCGCCGCCCTCGCGACCGCCGAGAAGGCCGGGCATGATCCGAAGCAGCTGCTGCAGCAGGCCACCGACGAACGGGCACTCAACGACGCCCGAAGCCCCGCACGGGTAGTGACCTGGCGCGTCGAGCGGCTCAGCACCAGGCCAGTTCCGAGCGACCGTGCACGAGTGGCACGGATGCGGAGCGCGGCACGGCGGCAAGGCACATCGGTCAGCCCGGCAGCGGTCGCGCCGGCCTCCCAGCCACAGCCGCCACAGGCACGTCGACGTTGA
- the mobC gene encoding plasmid mobilization relaxosome protein MobC, with product MHDPHHELAIPQQEMTTGLNSAARYPAGPSKGRSHGEASATGVAEARGHQGVPEQEQPTAIADSTAAVEMPLPRAAEEAALHRVAQRRKPDPNGRREGRVDVRYSEEEEAVIRAKATSLNLSGAHYVAAATLAHVHGDLTLAGQRTQLDDYIDEINALREQVTAIGRNVNQIAKKLNSGGHPHPGDSALLAQTDRTLDAVGETVSHIAAAANQAVSHKAPR from the coding sequence ATGCACGACCCGCACCACGAACTCGCCATCCCGCAGCAGGAGATGACCACCGGCCTGAACAGCGCAGCAAGGTATCCCGCTGGACCGTCCAAGGGCCGGTCTCACGGGGAAGCCTCCGCCACGGGGGTGGCGGAGGCACGCGGGCACCAGGGGGTGCCCGAGCAGGAACAGCCCACCGCCATCGCCGACAGCACTGCTGCCGTCGAGATGCCGTTGCCGCGTGCAGCAGAAGAAGCCGCCTTGCACCGCGTCGCCCAACGTCGCAAGCCCGACCCCAACGGCCGTCGCGAGGGACGAGTCGACGTCCGCTACAGCGAAGAGGAAGAGGCCGTCATACGCGCCAAGGCAACGTCGCTGAACCTCAGCGGTGCCCACTACGTTGCCGCAGCCACTCTGGCCCACGTCCACGGCGACCTCACCCTGGCCGGCCAGCGCACCCAGCTCGACGACTACATCGACGAGATCAACGCCCTGCGCGAGCAGGTCACCGCCATCGGCCGCAACGTCAACCAGATCGCCAAGAAGCTCAACTCCGGCGGCCATCCACACCCTGGGGACAGCGCTCTCCTCGCCCAGACCGACCGGACCCTGGACGCGGTCGGTGAGACGGTGAGCCACATCGCGGCCGCCGCGAACCAGGCCGTCAGCCACAAGGCGCCGCGATGA
- a CDS encoding DUF2637 domain-containing protein — translation MAVVLMAFRVSWNALSDVARAIGADPIAALLYPIVVDGLMALALIATLVLTGPDRTFALRVLATYTIASLLLNYVHGLIPTLHTESTRLGRLTSWDPANWALVLLATSLPVGSIYFGSDLVAKVLHHKHESADSAQSVTRQREESAGQRASEQAAPSVADRAEPVPEEPPESTSVKVDEAHMTGSTGAEESALTARPPRSTTMAKSTEAAPPEKAGRRLTNAESTTNRHRTDAEVLAEGRRLTADWSDDQLTAKRLRSELRIAQTRAGAVRDRLRAERASRPEPVADDGFGGQRLGTYDDAKFQQREAAAAPSATA, via the coding sequence ATTGCCGTCGTCCTCATGGCCTTCCGAGTCTCGTGGAACGCGCTGTCCGACGTGGCCCGCGCCATCGGCGCCGATCCCATCGCCGCCCTGCTCTACCCGATCGTGGTCGACGGGCTCATGGCCCTCGCGCTCATCGCCACACTCGTGCTGACCGGCCCCGATCGGACATTCGCGCTACGAGTACTGGCGACCTACACCATCGCCAGCCTCCTGCTGAACTACGTCCACGGCCTCATACCGACCCTGCACACCGAGTCGACCCGGCTGGGTCGACTTACCAGCTGGGACCCTGCGAACTGGGCCCTCGTACTGCTGGCCACGTCACTCCCAGTCGGGTCGATCTACTTCGGCTCGGACCTCGTGGCAAAGGTGCTGCACCACAAGCACGAGTCGGCCGACTCGGCCCAGTCGGTCACCCGGCAACGAGAGGAATCCGCTGGCCAGCGCGCCAGTGAGCAGGCCGCACCGTCGGTGGCCGACCGAGCCGAACCGGTCCCCGAGGAGCCGCCCGAGTCGACCTCCGTGAAGGTCGACGAGGCACACATGACCGGATCCACCGGAGCCGAAGAGTCGGCCCTCACTGCCCGACCGCCCCGGTCGACCACCATGGCGAAGTCGACCGAAGCCGCCCCGCCGGAGAAGGCCGGTAGGCGTCTCACCAACGCTGAGTCGACCACCAATCGCCATCGCACCGACGCCGAAGTGCTCGCTGAAGGCCGCCGCCTGACCGCCGACTGGAGCGACGACCAGTTGACCGCCAAGCGCCTGCGCAGCGAACTGCGGATCGCCCAGACGCGCGCCGGCGCCGTGCGCGACCGGCTGCGGGCCGAGCGCGCCAGTCGGCCCGAGCCTGTCGCGGACGATGGCTTCGGGGGCCAGCGTCTCGGCACGTACGACGACGCCAAGTTCCAGCAGAGGGAAGCCGCCGCAGCCCCCTCCGCCACCGCCTGA